A region from the Chloroflexota bacterium genome encodes:
- a CDS encoding NADH-quinone oxidoreductase subunit C has protein sequence MDNATVVEALKARFGDAIQHTLEYRGAPIVWVAPDLLVDVATWLRDEPQFTYAFLSDVSGLDQLTTQVEPLPSGRDPNARFDSLRFVVNYQLLSHANKHRLWLKVGLPADNPTVASVVSVWPTADFLEREVFDLMGIMFSGHPNLKRILLPDDWEGYPLRKDAREYHEEVQFSHNFDRIDRQKKYATR, from the coding sequence ATGGATAATGCTACGGTAGTTGAAGCCCTCAAGGCCAGGTTCGGCGACGCGATTCAGCACACGCTGGAGTATCGCGGCGCGCCGATCGTCTGGGTTGCGCCCGATCTCCTCGTCGATGTGGCGACCTGGCTGCGCGACGAGCCGCAGTTCACTTATGCCTTTCTCTCCGACGTGTCGGGCTTGGATCAATTGACCACGCAGGTCGAGCCGCTGCCGAGCGGCCGCGACCCGAACGCGCGCTTCGACAGCCTGCGTTTCGTCGTCAACTACCAACTGCTCTCACACGCGAACAAGCACCGCCTCTGGCTCAAGGTTGGCCTGCCCGCCGACAATCCGACGGTCGCCTCCGTCGTGAGCGTCTGGCCGACCGCCGACTTCCTTGAGCGCGAGGTCTTCGATCTGATGGGCATCATGTTCAGCGGGCACCCGAACCTGAAGCGCATCCTGCTGCCCGACGACTGGGAAGGCTACCCGCTCCGCAAGGACGCGCGCGAGTACCACGAAGAGGTGCAGTTCTCGCACAACTTCGACCGCATCGACCGCCAGAAGAAGTATGCGACGCGCTAG
- the ndhC gene encoding NADH-quinone oxidoreductase subunit A: MTTLADYVPILLTLIAASAVGIGGVAVSWLVGPRRPTAIKSETYESGMQPIGSARIRFPVKFYLVAMLFIIFDVEVVFFYPLAVVYKLAAPYFFVEMLIFIAILLVGYIYIWKQRVLDWN, encoded by the coding sequence ATGACCACACTCGCCGACTATGTCCCCATTCTGCTGACCCTGATTGCTGCCAGCGCCGTGGGCATCGGCGGCGTCGCCGTGTCGTGGCTGGTCGGGCCGCGCCGGCCGACCGCGATCAAGAGCGAAACCTACGAATCCGGCATGCAGCCGATCGGCTCGGCGCGCATTCGCTTCCCCGTCAAGTTCTACCTCGTCGCCATGTTGTTCATCATCTTCGACGTCGAGGTCGTGTTCTTCTATCCGCTGGCTGTCGTGTACAAGCTCGCCGCGCCGTACTTCTTCGTCGAGATGCTGATCTTCATCGCAATCCTGCTCGTCGGCTACATCTACATCTGGAAGCAGCGCGTGCTCGACTGGAACTAG